From the genome of Pukyongia salina, one region includes:
- a CDS encoding DUF2207 domain-containing protein, with translation MKQFFLFLVAVFSLSFGYAQGFVVDQHSVDIYISEDGYFDVEERYQVNFTQNKHGIIRTIQTHYNLVTSEGKKEKRKIEIDKIKVEGHKSDISGKFSQRIEGNLNIKIGDANKWVTGPQEYVIKYRVHQAFLYEEQFTRFYWNLKPTQWFAPFNAIEFNVHLPEGVTVESGDIFVYSGNEGNTLPTDEFNLEYTGNVFSGSSKEGVISSYGQAVTVLINFPKGSIAEVKPFWPFWSRYGYLIIIAALFTGFYLLWKMFGRDRRVVATTSYYPPKGIDPAMAGFLINDMDDTSDLISLIPYWGTHGYIKMEEIDKKGLFAKDDVKLYKLKNIPDDAPDYERKMFYGLFSGGKEEVLVSSLKNKFYTTLGVAKSQLVKAAQVYYHKESRKVRTTLWFVMFPLILVLVPLSLYFWGFIAAILMFVSFVVLYILNIYMIKKNRKGDAVLTELKGFRQFIKTAEENKLKMLLGESPVYFESTMSYALAFGVFAVWAKKFAALEVPPPSWYSSHSHSHFNMNQFSKSFSSSISAASSTMVSSPSSSSSGGGSSGGGFGGGGGGSW, from the coding sequence ATGAAACAGTTCTTTTTATTTCTTGTTGCAGTATTTTCACTAAGCTTTGGCTATGCCCAGGGTTTTGTGGTAGACCAACATTCGGTGGATATTTATATAAGTGAAGATGGGTATTTCGATGTGGAGGAGCGATATCAGGTGAATTTCACTCAGAATAAACACGGGATCATCCGTACCATACAGACGCATTATAATTTGGTCACTTCCGAAGGGAAAAAAGAAAAGCGGAAGATCGAGATCGACAAGATAAAGGTAGAGGGCCATAAGTCTGATATCAGCGGGAAGTTCTCCCAGCGTATCGAAGGCAACCTGAACATCAAAATAGGCGATGCCAATAAATGGGTAACAGGGCCGCAGGAGTATGTGATCAAATACAGAGTGCACCAGGCTTTCCTTTACGAAGAGCAGTTTACTCGTTTCTACTGGAACCTGAAACCCACCCAATGGTTTGCACCCTTTAATGCTATAGAATTTAACGTACATCTGCCGGAGGGTGTGACTGTGGAGTCCGGTGATATATTTGTGTACTCCGGCAATGAAGGGAATACTTTACCCACAGACGAATTCAACCTGGAGTATACAGGCAATGTCTTTTCAGGGAGTAGTAAGGAAGGGGTGATCTCGTCTTACGGACAAGCAGTAACAGTCCTCATTAATTTTCCGAAGGGCAGTATAGCCGAGGTAAAACCCTTCTGGCCTTTCTGGTCACGTTATGGCTATCTTATAATTATCGCGGCACTTTTTACAGGGTTCTATCTGCTATGGAAAATGTTTGGTAGGGACAGGCGAGTGGTTGCTACAACAAGCTATTATCCGCCAAAAGGAATAGACCCCGCCATGGCTGGATTTCTAATTAACGATATGGACGATACGTCCGATCTTATCTCACTCATCCCGTATTGGGGAACACATGGCTATATCAAGATGGAGGAGATCGACAAAAAGGGCCTGTTTGCCAAAGACGATGTTAAGCTTTACAAGCTGAAGAATATCCCCGATGATGCGCCGGACTATGAGCGGAAGATGTTCTATGGTCTTTTCAGTGGAGGCAAGGAAGAGGTTTTGGTAAGTAGTTTGAAGAATAAGTTCTATACCACTTTGGGAGTGGCAAAGTCGCAATTGGTGAAAGCCGCCCAGGTGTATTATCATAAAGAATCCCGGAAAGTGCGAACCACATTATGGTTTGTCATGTTCCCACTCATACTGGTTCTGGTACCGTTAAGCCTCTATTTCTGGGGATTTATAGCGGCTATCTTGATGTTTGTGAGCTTTGTTGTTCTTTATATTCTGAATATTTACATGATCAAGAAAAACCGCAAAGGCGATGCGGTTTTAACCGAATTGAAAGGTTTCAGGCAGTTTATAAAAACCGCCGAAGAAAATAAACTAAAGATGTTGCTGGGGGAGAGTCCCGTTTACTTCGAATCCACTATGAGCTACGCCCTGGCTTTTGGAGTGTTCGCTGTTTGGGCGAAGAAATTTGCTGCCCTTGAAGTACCTCCGCCCAGTTGGTATTCGTCACATTCGCACAGCCATTTTAATATGAACCAGTTTTCGAAATCCTTTTCCTCATCGATCTCTGCTGCCAGCTCTACTATGGTAAGTTCACCCTCCAGTAGCAGTTCGGGCGGTGGTTCCTCCGGCGGCGGCTTTGGCGGTGGTGGTGGTGGGAGCTGGTGA
- a CDS encoding sterol desaturase family protein yields the protein MEKYINAFTDSLLNTLDYTWRAMTFDVPWYTNFFWGLTAISLLVWLLEIAFPWRKDQSIFRKDFWLDTFYMYFNFFIFAIVISGVYEILGVLFNDLGITAKSFAIIDIASWPMWAQLLVFFIIIDFVQWFTHVLLHRYEFLWQFHKVHHSVKEMGFAAHLRYHWMENIFYKPLKTFGVMILGGFEPEQAYVVHFIAISIGHLNHSNIKITWGPLKYIFNNPVMHLYHHVKALPDGHRHGINFGISLSLWDYIFKTNYVPEDSGTIELGFPGDEEFPKTFWSQITYGFVKPKKKQPSN from the coding sequence ATGGAAAAATATATTAACGCATTTACAGATTCGTTATTGAACACCTTGGATTATACCTGGCGGGCAATGACATTTGATGTCCCCTGGTACACCAATTTCTTTTGGGGACTTACAGCCATATCACTACTGGTCTGGCTATTGGAGATCGCCTTCCCGTGGCGTAAAGACCAGTCTATTTTCAGAAAAGATTTCTGGCTGGACACCTTCTATATGTACTTTAACTTTTTCATTTTCGCTATAGTGATTAGCGGAGTGTACGAGATCCTGGGGGTGTTATTCAACGATCTTGGAATAACCGCCAAAAGTTTCGCCATTATAGATATAGCCAGCTGGCCAATGTGGGCACAGCTGCTCGTATTCTTCATCATCATAGATTTTGTACAGTGGTTTACCCACGTATTGCTGCATCGTTACGAATTTTTGTGGCAATTCCACAAGGTGCACCATTCTGTGAAGGAAATGGGCTTTGCAGCACACCTGCGATATCACTGGATGGAGAACATTTTCTATAAGCCTCTGAAGACTTTTGGGGTGATGATACTGGGTGGTTTTGAGCCCGAGCAGGCCTATGTAGTGCATTTTATAGCAATATCCATCGGCCACCTGAATCATTCCAACATCAAGATCACCTGGGGCCCATTGAAGTATATATTCAACAACCCGGTGATGCACTTATACCACCATGTAAAGGCGTTGCCAGACGGGCACCGACATGGGATCAATTTTGGTATCAGCCTGAGTTTATGGGACTATATTTTTAAAACCAATTATGTACCCGAAGACAGTGGTACTATAGAACTGGGTTTTCCGGGGGATGAAGAATTCCCGAAGACCTTTTGGAGTCAGATCACCTATGGATTTGTAAAACCAAAGAAAAAGCAACCTTCTAACTAA
- a CDS encoding monoheme cytochrome C — MKEHDQFRKMVKAIHRSLLAVFMVLVLISGALVFLMVDPDLSSLRSEDLTAYQTVEAVEEVVDEDLIVDGIHVRTGLVDADGLMEVVNNCTNCHSAKIIIQNRMNEERWAATIDWMQETQNLWDLGKNEQIIIDYLVKNYPPKKIGRRQILTGVEWYELDP, encoded by the coding sequence ATGAAGGAGCACGATCAGTTCAGGAAGATGGTAAAGGCCATACACCGCAGTTTATTAGCTGTGTTTATGGTCTTGGTCTTAATTTCCGGCGCGCTGGTGTTCCTGATGGTAGATCCGGATCTATCATCTCTCAGATCTGAAGATCTTACCGCCTACCAAACGGTAGAAGCAGTAGAAGAAGTTGTAGATGAAGACCTCATAGTAGATGGTATTCATGTAAGGACGGGACTGGTAGATGCAGACGGATTAATGGAGGTGGTGAACAATTGTACCAATTGTCATTCGGCGAAGATCATAATTCAGAACCGAATGAACGAAGAACGATGGGCAGCCACCATCGACTGGATGCAGGAAACTCAGAATTTATGGGACCTGGGGAAGAACGAACAGATAATCATCGATTATCTGGTGAAAAACTACCCGCCTAAAAAGATAGGACGAAGACAGATATTAACCGGAGTGGAGTGGTACGAACTCGACCCTTGA
- a CDS encoding sulfite oxidase, whose amino-acid sequence MKRRSFIKKSALSALTIVVGTDIVFGELMPAGYTPLALQDPDPFKMFNKDKEMVVLNDRPWNMEAQAHLLDEKVTSNKFMFIRNNGKIPENIDVKNWTVTFDGESVGQTKTYTLEELKNKFPHYSYQLTLECGGNGRSEFDPPAKGNQWTVGAVSCATWTGVRLSDVLKEVGVKNNAVYIGYHAADTHLSGDPKKEPISRGMPMDKAMQEETLLAFQMNGKDIPLAHGYPLRLVAGGWPASVSGKWINRISVRNKVHDGTKMTGDAYRVPCEPVAPGEKVKDEDMCIIESMPVKSLITYPKSGAMIDQGKKLNIRGHAWAGELEVAKMEYSIDYGATWQVASVEKPANRLAWQHFSAAVSFPKKGYYEVWARATDTKGISQPMLLPGWNPKGYLNNACHRIAVKVK is encoded by the coding sequence ATGAAAAGAAGATCATTTATAAAGAAGTCGGCACTTTCTGCCCTCACTATCGTTGTGGGTACCGATATAGTTTTTGGAGAGCTGATGCCAGCCGGCTATACACCTCTGGCTTTGCAGGATCCCGATCCGTTTAAGATGTTCAACAAAGATAAGGAGATGGTGGTGCTTAATGACAGGCCATGGAACATGGAAGCTCAGGCGCATTTGCTGGATGAAAAAGTGACTTCAAATAAGTTTATGTTCATCCGGAATAATGGAAAGATACCCGAAAATATCGATGTGAAGAACTGGACGGTCACTTTCGACGGGGAGTCTGTAGGACAAACAAAAACATATACCCTGGAGGAATTAAAGAACAAGTTTCCGCATTACAGTTATCAGCTTACCCTTGAGTGTGGTGGGAACGGAAGAAGTGAGTTCGATCCTCCTGCCAAAGGGAACCAGTGGACTGTTGGGGCTGTTTCCTGCGCCACCTGGACCGGGGTTAGATTAAGTGATGTACTGAAAGAGGTAGGCGTAAAAAACAATGCGGTATATATTGGATATCACGCGGCCGATACTCACTTGAGCGGAGACCCAAAGAAAGAGCCTATTTCGAGAGGAATGCCTATGGATAAAGCCATGCAGGAGGAAACGTTGCTGGCATTTCAAATGAATGGGAAAGATATTCCGCTGGCACATGGCTATCCGTTACGCCTGGTAGCCGGGGGCTGGCCAGCCTCTGTTTCGGGAAAGTGGATCAACAGGATTAGCGTGCGGAACAAGGTTCACGATGGCACCAAGATGACCGGCGATGCTTACCGGGTTCCCTGCGAACCGGTTGCACCGGGTGAAAAAGTAAAGGATGAGGACATGTGTATCATCGAGTCCATGCCGGTAAAATCGCTGATCACCTATCCCAAGTCGGGAGCGATGATCGATCAGGGCAAAAAGCTGAACATACGCGGACATGCCTGGGCGGGTGAACTGGAGGTCGCAAAGATGGAGTACTCTATCGATTACGGTGCCACATGGCAGGTGGCAAGTGTGGAAAAACCGGCCAACCGACTAGCATGGCAGCATTTTTCGGCGGCGGTTAGCTTCCCGAAAAAAGGATATTACGAAGTCTGGGCGCGAGCCACAGACACGAAAGGGATAAGTCAGCCCATGCTTTTACCCGGCTGGAATCCCAAAGGATACCTGAATAACGCCTGTCACCGAATCGCCGTAAAGGTAAAATAG
- the fdhD gene encoding formate dehydrogenase accessory sulfurtransferase FdhD, with protein sequence MATRKYQGRKYKLEAQSSIVDALTVEEALQIDINGKPFTVSMRTPGEDRSLVRGLLHAEGIINDITFIPDIVLKKENEQGIVTVVDLSIPKSKLGEGYANSRSLLSVSSCGVCGKTELSDLAFIGKTIDDEDKLEVAMLEKMFGRMKSKQSDFKQSGGTHAAAAFSLDGTLLCAIEDIGRHNAVDKVVGKLILSDSLKEASVLTVSGRISYEIVVKCFKARIPFLAAVSAPSSLAVDYAKELGITLFAFCRDDRATCYSHPHRIKTDNLNSKAG encoded by the coding sequence ATGGCGACAAGGAAGTACCAGGGCAGGAAATATAAGTTGGAAGCGCAATCATCTATTGTGGATGCGCTTACCGTGGAAGAGGCATTGCAAATTGATATCAATGGGAAGCCTTTCACAGTATCTATGCGAACGCCCGGAGAAGACAGAAGCCTGGTACGCGGACTCCTCCATGCGGAAGGAATTATTAACGATATTACCTTCATTCCCGATATTGTTTTAAAGAAGGAAAACGAGCAGGGAATTGTTACCGTTGTAGACCTTTCTATCCCAAAAAGCAAATTAGGCGAAGGCTATGCCAACAGCCGCAGTTTACTATCTGTGTCATCCTGCGGGGTGTGTGGTAAAACCGAATTGAGCGATCTGGCCTTCATTGGGAAGACCATAGACGACGAAGACAAACTGGAGGTTGCAATGCTCGAGAAAATGTTCGGGCGTATGAAAAGTAAGCAGAGCGATTTCAAACAGTCTGGTGGAACGCACGCCGCCGCGGCTTTTAGCCTGGACGGTACTTTGCTATGTGCCATTGAAGATATTGGAAGACACAATGCGGTAGATAAAGTGGTGGGTAAACTTATCCTTAGTGATAGCTTGAAAGAGGCTAGTGTACTTACCGTAAGCGGACGAATCTCTTACGAGATCGTAGTAAAATGCTTTAAGGCCAGGATACCATTCCTTGCAGCAGTTTCGGCACCATCTTCCCTGGCAGTGGATTATGCCAAGGAATTGGGCATCACGCTCTTTGCGTTTTGCAGGGACGACAGGGCGACCTGTTATTCGCATCCGCATCGTATTAAAACAGACAATCTAAATTCTAAAGCCGGTTAA
- a CDS encoding NADH-ubiquinone oxidoreductase-F iron-sulfur binding region domain-containing protein — protein sequence MSDNLSELLGRKGIQENLFDKMGKLAVPDGSPSDEALAQLAEEFLIGKANTFGTATFYDFLKPENKGKKVYVCNGTACVCAGTQEKVIEKLTNTFSKEEIGHMTCLGRCHENAAFHYDGKNYSGDAINQLNNIVEGSEKINKDAYRVAATGPAILTRDFTNITAYYQPFLDALKKDSAAVLEEIKTSNLRGRGGAGFPMGMKLEFCRKVENKVKFIICNADEGDPGAYSDRYLLEQQPHAVLFGMLISGYATHAAYGIVYIRAEYPESVAIVQQAIDQLRAHGLIGENIGVSGFNFDFKIIQAQGSYICGEETALINSIEGQRPEVRVRPPYPAQKGLFNKPTVVNNVETLAALHFIITEGGQAWKNIGTERSSGTKLVCLDSFFNNPGMYEVEMGTPLSVVVNELGGGFKAPVKALQIGGPLGGLVPVEKIKDLTVDFESFSKQGFLLGHASVVSVPEDYPIMKFIEHLFDFASYESCGKCFPCRLGTKRGQELSEKALTSEYKIDRALFNDLLTTLEEGSLCAHGGGIPLPVRNALQYFDDELKQYFN from the coding sequence ATGTCCGATAACTTAAGTGAATTATTAGGCCGTAAAGGTATTCAGGAAAACCTGTTCGATAAAATGGGGAAACTGGCTGTGCCCGATGGCAGCCCTTCCGATGAGGCCCTGGCGCAACTGGCAGAGGAGTTCTTAATTGGCAAGGCAAATACCTTCGGAACTGCGACTTTCTACGATTTCCTCAAACCGGAGAATAAGGGTAAAAAAGTATACGTGTGTAATGGTACCGCCTGTGTATGTGCCGGTACCCAGGAAAAAGTAATAGAAAAGCTAACTAATACCTTCAGTAAGGAGGAGATCGGGCATATGACCTGCCTGGGGCGATGCCACGAGAACGCTGCCTTTCACTACGATGGCAAAAATTATTCAGGGGATGCGATAAACCAATTGAATAATATCGTAGAAGGTTCAGAAAAAATAAATAAAGATGCGTATAGAGTGGCGGCAACAGGTCCGGCTATCCTAACTCGCGATTTTACCAATATAACAGCATACTATCAACCTTTTCTCGATGCCTTGAAAAAGGATTCGGCAGCGGTGCTCGAAGAAATAAAAACCTCAAATTTAAGAGGCCGGGGCGGAGCAGGATTTCCTATGGGGATGAAACTGGAATTTTGCCGAAAAGTTGAGAACAAAGTTAAATTTATCATCTGCAATGCCGATGAGGGTGACCCCGGGGCGTATTCAGACAGATATTTACTGGAACAGCAGCCACACGCTGTACTATTTGGGATGCTTATTTCGGGATATGCTACGCATGCTGCTTACGGTATTGTGTACATCAGGGCCGAGTACCCGGAATCGGTAGCCATCGTGCAGCAAGCTATCGACCAGCTGAGAGCTCATGGGTTAATTGGTGAAAATATTGGGGTTAGCGGCTTTAATTTCGACTTTAAGATTATACAGGCGCAGGGTTCTTATATCTGTGGAGAAGAGACCGCACTCATAAATTCTATTGAAGGGCAACGCCCCGAAGTACGGGTTAGACCACCTTATCCCGCCCAGAAAGGACTGTTTAACAAACCCACGGTGGTGAACAATGTAGAGACCCTTGCTGCGCTTCATTTTATTATTACTGAAGGGGGACAAGCCTGGAAGAATATTGGCACCGAACGATCTTCCGGTACCAAACTGGTGTGCCTCGACAGCTTTTTTAACAATCCAGGAATGTACGAAGTTGAGATGGGTACCCCGCTTTCGGTAGTTGTGAATGAACTGGGAGGGGGATTTAAAGCTCCTGTGAAAGCACTACAGATAGGCGGTCCGCTTGGCGGCCTTGTTCCGGTTGAAAAGATAAAGGATCTTACCGTAGATTTCGAATCATTTTCGAAACAAGGATTTTTATTGGGGCATGCTTCGGTAGTAAGTGTTCCTGAAGACTATCCCATCATGAAATTTATTGAACACCTCTTCGATTTTGCCTCTTATGAAAGCTGTGGAAAATGTTTCCCGTGTAGATTAGGGACAAAACGGGGTCAGGAACTTTCAGAAAAAGCCTTAACTTCAGAATACAAAATAGACAGAGCCCTGTTTAATGACCTATTAACCACCCTGGAAGAAGGATCTTTATGCGCCCACGGGGGTGGAATTCCGCTACCTGTGCGGAATGCACTTCAGTATTTTGACGATGAACTAAAACAGTACTTCAATTAA